From the genome of Branchiostoma lanceolatum isolate klBraLanc5 chromosome 11, klBraLanc5.hap2, whole genome shotgun sequence:
GCTCATCACAGTTGAAGAGTTACTACCTTGTCCAGGTGTAAGAAAGATTAGATACAGAATGAAGTAAATCCTGACCTGATCCCAGCTCATCACAGTTGAAGAGTTACTACCTTGTCCAGGTGTAAGATAGATTATATGAAGATGAAGTAAATCCTGACCTGGTCCCAGCTCATCACAGTTGAAGAGTTACTACCTTGTCCAGGTGTAAGAAATATTAGATACAGAATGAAGTAAATCCTGACCTGGTCCCAGCTCATCACAGTTGAAGAGTTACTACCTTGTCCAGGTGTAAGATAGATTATATGAAGATGAAGTAAATCCTGACCTGGTCCCAGCTCATCACAGTTGAAGAGTTACTACCTTGTCCAGGTGTAAGATAGATTAGATAAAGATGAAGTATATCCTGACCTGATCCCAGCTCATCACAGTTGAAGAGTGCTTTGGCCAGGTGTAAGAAGCGCTGATCCCAGTCCTCTCCTTCCTCCAGGTGCATGGCCGCCTTCCCCCGCGCTCTCTGCTTCTCCCTCGCCGCCAGGATCAGCTTGTCCAGATCGCGCTGGGAATCCTCCAGGGAGTTCCTGGGAGACATCTCGTCCTCGTTGGTTCCATGGGAGAGTCTACCGGAGCTGGAGGGGGTACTGGTGTTGCCGGTGTGTGAGATTCTCTCGATCTGTGGCTCTTCAGGGCTCAGCTGGGTCGGCCGTTTCTCCAACCTCTgttaaacacaacacaacagcatCAATGAGTTCATAGTAATCAAACTTAAGGAAACattaacattgaaaaaaaaagccaacGGTGTTTTGTACATTATTTGCACTGTTGTACTTCACTTCATAAGCTGACAACGACAGCATGACTTCCACCATAACTTTACCTCTAAATGTCATTTATGTTTATTCGATTTAAAAGTCTGTTGGCTGCATTTGACATTAAGCTGGTGAGAATATAGCCTTCTCTTACAATAGTACAGAATCCTCCAGAAAATATCTAGTAAACAGATCAAACATCAATTGTCCCCATCTTGTTCCTTAGACCTATCAATAAAGTGAAAATCCTCTTACAGGCTTTTGAGTAATCTTGTTCACAAACCAAGCCATTATATACACTGCATACACAAAGGTATTAGATTTCCGTaaatattttcatcaggttggtgaatacCAGgatagtacatgtaagtcactgaataaaagggatctttgaacacaaccaagtgttttaatCGACTGACGTTTTGTTGACCAACTGTCACCTTCCACAGGGCAATTCTGACGGGTTCTTGCGTATTAAGTATTTAGTACATATATACAGGTACAGTCAATGCAGTATCTACAATGCGGTCAcctatgctgcagtgcaatgtgaatcagtcagaactgccctgaCTTTAATTccgaaggtgacagatggtcaccttAACATTggtggaataaaacacttggttgtgtcatttgtatctacatgtaatcCCACCTCCAGGGGTTTCCTAGTTTCCCATGGGGGAGGTTTGGGTACTTCAGGAGAGACTGATGGAGGGAGGAACTTCTCTGCGTTGTGCTTGTTCCGAGGCCACGTCCCTGGTCTCTTCACACCCTGCTTCTGCTTGGAGGGGATGTCCAAGGGTTTTACACGCTCCAGAAAATCCACAAGGGTTTTCCAGCTACAGGGAAAGGTGTCAGAGTTTAGTATAACTGTGTTCCAAGCCATAATATGATTATATCAGTTTTTTCATGTACAGTTTGATTTTTTAGACCAAACACTACCGGTAGTTGTATCAATCATATCTACTACTGGCAAGAAAATTAACACTCATTAAAAATATTCAGGAATTaagagtcaaacctgtataagaTACacctttacatacatgtaagtaccacctggtcaatgtgaccacttttttggtaGTGCcttagacaatttttttttccattgacacaagcatggAGAATCCTGTCactagcaaccacctgtccacatctAGACAGATTTTATTGCTTCCCtgatgagtggtcttcttgggcagttttgactgtatcagTTTCAATCAAAAAGACTTTGTAAAATACGTAAGTTAAAATACAATTGCATTACACATAGTCATAATGAATGGGACATAACTAATAATGTTCCTACCTGAAGAGCCCAGCCTCCACCTCACATCTCTTCAGTAGTTTCTCCATGAGGGACCCTTGGATCGGCAGTCTGTGTTTCACCACTACATCTTCCAGCTGCAAACATCAATCAGAAGAACACTGGTCATGATCAGTTTCCAAGGAAACACAATGGACAGGAGAAAAATGTTCTTTAATATGAAGTGTAAAGTTAAATATCTTGACAAGACTTAGTATGAATTTAATGAAATGATACAATATGGAAGGACACGCACTATTTCAATTGACATCTGATAACAGTTGAAAAGAGtagcaaaccttacagtcttgtCTCTGGGTTGATATTTCAATTTAAAAGGTGATAATCGTCTACTATGTCAacctttccacaaatgtggtaaatcttgATACAATTAGATAAATAACAAGTAAACACCTGTTTCCGTGACAACATGCCCGCCCTCTGTCTGTCCACTTCCTCAAAGGTGTTCCTGACAGCCTGAAGGTCAAGGTCTTCTGCTTCTAAGGCCGTGAACTGGTTTTCTAACAAGTGGACGAGTTTCGCAGCCTCGCGGTCGGAGAAGCTCCCCGTGCGGTGTCTTGCAACAGGGCTATAGGAATACAGACAGGGTTTGTTTCTACATctctacacacaaaaaaagttgttcAACCTTCATCACACAATGCTACATTATGCTATGTATAATCTTAGTGCATGCATGTAAGTTCTATGTTTGAAAATACTGTACTTCCAAAATCTAAGAAATATTATCCAAAATTTTCCATCTTTCTCGCTTTAAAATGTACGAGACTTTGATAAGTTCCGTATCTTTTAAAACTTAAATCTAAGTTGTCAAAACCCTCGGGAATcatatttttatcatttgcaCATTTTTCATGCACATGGCTATTTTTACCTTTCTGGCTTTAGCCCATCTATTGTAGAGGTTGTCTGTGGGAGACTGATACTGGGACTGGTTAGCCCGGATCCAGGGCTCATTAGGATGTTTTCCTGCATGTGTGACTTCTGCCTGATCCGCAGCTCTGGAGCAGTCTGACTCCCAGCCTTTGATTTCTGAGAGGAGCTTGTGctgtccccccctccccctacaaaCTTCTCAACCGTGGCTGATAGCGTTGATTGTTTCACTGGCTTGTTCTGCTGTGCAGCTGAGAGGAACTGCAACAGCTTTTCGTAGTTTATACTCTCCTCGTCCTCCGTCGACGCAAACCGCGAGAACATAATCTGCAGCGTCGATCCCGAGAGCGGAAGCTGGTGCCGTAGACACACCAGATTCAGCTGCGACTGGTTGACGTAGCCGGTAAGGTTGCAGTCGTATCCCACAAGTTCCACGTACATGTCTTTGAATTTCT
Proteins encoded in this window:
- the LOC136444572 gene encoding uncharacterized protein C1orf87-like is translated as MSMARNAPFGTDDTPEIEVKIIGSKRVQVLRDKTKKHGNPLLAPLPDSPSLLTQPLYKEYENLSSSHIKQGYTTTDQHERAKLVPSQTAQADKSNSQLHGTNNLKVSSKVLPPISRSSTSSDGSGGGQSSILGEDPTIANQLHKILKKYDSKKFKDMYVELVGYDCNLTGYVNQSQLNLVCLRHQLPLSGSTLQIMFSRFASTEDEESINYEKLLQFLSAAQQNKPVKQSTLSATVEKFVGGGGDSTSSSQKSKAGSQTAPELRIRQKSHMQENILMSPGSGLTSPSISLPQTTSTIDGLKPESPVARHRTGSFSDREAAKLVHLLENQFTALEAEDLDLQAVRNTFEEVDRQRAGMLSRKQLEDVVVKHRLPIQGSLMEKLLKRCEVEAGLFSWKTLVDFLERVKPLDIPSKQKQGVKRPGTWPRNKHNAEKFLPPSVSPEVPKPPPWETRKPLERLEKRPTQLSPEEPQIERISHTGNTSTPSSSGRLSHGTNEDEMSPRNSLEDSQRDLDKLILAAREKQRARGKAAMHLEEGEDWDQRFLHLAKALFNCDELGSGFLELLEAKRLVRNYNLIYNLGFEDARIENTLTQCSADGKVALEPLIQSLRVKL